Part of the Tolypothrix sp. PCC 7910 genome, GTTCATAAACAGTATTTACACTGACAGTAGGTTCTACACCAGCATCAACAGAGGTTAACCAGTCATTTTTGATTAAGTTAGATAACTCTGACTTTATATGGTTAGACTTCAATCTGCCATCTGTAATTAACTTTTCCACAACACTCAGAGGCACACGGAAGCTTACAATAGGCGATTCCTTGCTTTTTTTTCCCATATTTCTCCACGTTGTCAACACTGTACACAGTAAGTATAACATTGTGTATACAGTGTTGACAGTTATTCATTTACGTCTTTCCTCTCAATTCCTAGCGCCTTAAAACTCTGTGTTAACTGCTGCCAGAGCAACTCAATTTCCTCATAGCAGTCCTGTGAGGAAATTTTTCCTAAAGTTTGTAAATTGCACAAATAAGAAACACGTTGAGAAAATTCTTGAAGATTAGCATTAAATAAATAATTTTGAGGCGTAAACTTACCAAGATATCGAAAACGCTCGTAGAGAAAATCGTTTTTAGCTGTCTGATTGTAGTCATCCATATAAAAATCTTCAAGCGCGAAAATTGAAACTTAATTTTTCAGGTAGTTTTTAAATTTATATCTACATTACTCAACCTGTCCATCACTGCGACCACAAAACAGATAAATCTTTCTTGCGAGTGAGTAATATTCACTTAATCATCGCGCCCAGGAGTTAAATTACTTCTCCCTAACAGGGACTATTTACATCAATTTCTACACCAGTTTTACTCACAGGTGATAACATCGCCAAGCTTGCCGCCGCTCGTAACATCTGCTCATCACTCACTTCCAATATTTTGAATAGCCTGAATGTTGCTTTTCATACTTTCCAGCTTTGACAGGTGAATGTCGGGTAGGGCAGGGATATTACTATCCCTGCCCTACCCGACACTTTGACATTGAGCCGAGAGCCTGCGTTCAATGGCGATGGCCTCTATTCTCATGAGGCCTTTATTGCCGTTTTATAATGAAAGGATGCAAAAGCTTACCATCACCCAACCTGACGATTGGCATCTGCATCTGCGCGACGGTGCAGCACTGAAAGCGGTTCTGCCCTACACAGTGCGTCAGTTTGCCCGCGCGATCATCATGCCGAACTTGAAGCCCCCTATCCGCTCGGTGGCAGATGCGGCAGCCTATCGCGATCGCATCCTCGCCGCCATTCCAGAGGGCCAACAGTTTGAGCCATTGATGACGCTCTACCTCACCGACAACACCAGCCCCGACGACATTCTCCGAGCGAAAGAATCCCAGTTTATCAAAGCGGTCAAGTACTACCCAGCTGGTGCAACGACCAACTCGGACTCCGGTGTGACGGATATTCGCAACGGTGATCGCGTCTTTGAAGCGATGCAGCAGGTGGACATGCCGTTATTACTGCATGGGGAAGTAACCGATAACGATGTTGATACCTTCGATCGCGAGAAGGTGTTTATCGAGCGACATTTAATCCCCCTCAAGCAGCGATTTCCCAACCTGCGGGTAGTGCTCGAGCATATCACCACCTCCGATGCGGTGCAGTATGTCCTGTCTGCCAACACCATTGCGGCAACAATTACGCCACAACATTTGTTGTTTAACCGTAATGCCCTATTCAAAGGCGGCCTTCGCCCCCATTTTTATTGCCTGCCCATTTTGAAACGGGAGGAGCATCGTCAGGCTTTGTTGCAAGCGGCAACATCGCTTAATCCGAAGTTTTTTCTAGGTACCGATAGCGCTCCCCATACCCGCACCAGCAAAGAAAGTTCCTGTGGCTGCGCGGGATGCTTTTCGGCTCTGCACGCCCTTGAGTTGTATGCCGAAGCATTTGAAAGCGTGAAAGCCCTGGATAAACTTGAGGCGTTCGCTAGCTTCTATGGCCCAGATTTTTATCAACTGCCACGTAATACCGAGCGAATTACCTTGTCCAAAACGACTTGGCGCGTTCCTGATGAAGTTCCATTTATGGAATCTGGGCTTGTACCTTTGGGGGCGGGGCAGGAAATGACATGGCAAATGGTATGACATTCGCATTGTGCATTAGCCGTTGTGGAATCCTGTCAGTTAGCTTAGTCCAACGAGTAATATGAATTCTGGCTCAACCCCCTCAGGCTTCTCTATCCATCCGATCATCTCCTGTGCGAACATTTTCTTGCCCTTCGGGGGTGCCCCCGCTAAACCGCTGCATCGAAATAAATAACTGTATAAACAGTACAAACATTAATAACTATTTATACTGTTTTTTCATTCCAAGTGCTGTGAACACTTTATCTTTGAGGGCTTCACGTCTAATTACTTTGTGACGCTGACAGATTATTTATTATAAATACGTCAGTAATTACTGACTGAAATACTGAAGTAAATAAATCATTACTCCCTTCTGGAAGTAAAATTTCAATAGTTCTAATAATTAAAAACCTTGATTTACCTAGCATCAAACCTTATAATTAATATTGGATGCAGCAGACATGTGTACACATGACATCCCGTCACCTTGTAAAAGGTCGAGGAAATTCCGGTAAGGACGTTCTGAATACCAAAAATTTGATTTTTGGCGAAGGCTCCTCAAGGAGCCTTTGTTATTTATGGACGTGGTAATTGTTGATTTGCAAGTAAGTTTTTCGCTATTACGAAAAAGCTTACCTTCTTTACTTTTCCTATCCCATCATACTTAGGGTATGCGCTCATTACATGTAGTCGCAGTTTTCTGTTTTCCCTGAACACTGTAAAGACGACAAAATAATCAATTACTCTGCTATTTGAATCTATAACTTTTACTGTTGCAAAATTGCCATATCCTGCATGACATACTAACGTTGTCTTGTCGGCAAGTGATTGAATAATCTTTGGTAGATATTTTGACAATGAGTATCGTTCAACATCAAATAGCCTTGATTCTCTAGGGGCATGGTACATCAATAAGGGTGATTCTTCACCGCTACGTTCTTGTGATGTAGTAAAACAATGTGAGCCATAGGTGACTATAAACTTATAGGCTATTGGCTTACTTTTATTCCTCTTATCACAGTATTCAAACCAGTGAGCATTCAGATGTGATAAATCAAAAACTTCGTTATTATAAGTGAAATTCTTCCACTGTATAACTTCTGTTTTAATTGTATTAAAATTCTTACTCATTACGTAATATACTGCACAAGTATAAGTACATTACTCATGAGCAAACAAGCACAGTAATGACTCCTACTAAATTAAACTAAGTGCTGCATTATTTCTAAAAAAATCAATGCCGTCAAAATCTTATCTTTCAGTGTAATTACTAAAAAGATAGTTATTTTCCTATGCGTTTAGCCATTGTTTGAAATTTTCGTTCTTCTCCTGTTTTCTTTCGTTGCTGATACCTTTCTTTTGCCTCGTTAACAATTTCCTTGAGTAGTTCTTCGTTGTGCATTCCCAAGACAAAGGCTGCTTCTAAAAATGTTTCTCTGGTTACTTTGTGACGCTGACAGAATGCTTCTAACTGCGTATCAATTCCTTGTTCTAATCGAATAGTGCGCCTTACTGTCTCTACAAGAGTTGATTCTTCCTCTTGCGCTGGGGGGTTACTTTCGTCATTGAGTACTTTAGTATTTTCTAAATGACTAAATTCAGTCTTTTCGTCATTTAGTGATTGAGCCGTAGCGCCATTAATAATCGACTTTTCACGTGGAGGAACTTTTGGGCGTTCCTGTGCTTTTTGTTTTAATCGACTAATCGCATCAGACATATACTTTTAATTCCTCCATGATACGTTGAAAAGGATTTTCAAGTTGAGGAAACCCCAACGCTGCCAACGTTACGCCTTTATCGATCGCTTTTTTAAATTGTTCAGATTCAAGAATAGAGGGTAGGACAGGAGTAGTCCCCGCAATCTCGCGCATTGCTTCAATGCTTGCTCTACTTTGTGCTGCTTGGTTATTTCCCACCCATTTATCTCTAAATGGCAACACACCAATAACTTTTCCAGAGAACGCATCTATTTCTTGAAGCTCGGCAATTAAGTCGAGGGTGCGAAGTAGAGAATTTACTCCTTTTGAAGAAGCTTCAGCAGGGATAATAATGTGGTCTGCTGCCCCTGCACTGGTCAGTGAAAGTTGAGAACGTTGGGGTGGTGCATCAATGACACAGTAATTAAATGAGCTACTTACTTCTTTTAATCTTTTCTGGAGTACCACTGCCCCCATGCCACTACTGGATAAATAATCCTGTGCTTTATCGAGGCCATCATCGGCAGGAATAAGCCACAAGTTTTCTCCCACCTCATACACGCCATGTTCAGTAGCAACCTGTTTCTTGATGACCTCAAGAAGTGTAGGCTGGTTCTCCTGTACTTCATGTCCTAAGTAAAAGGTGAGATTGGCTTGTGGATCAGCATCGATCATCAGCACAGTGTTACCTTGTTGAGCAAGCATTCTTCCCAGAAATATTGAGACGGTTGTTTTGCCTTGCCCACCAGAAAGAGAGGTACAAGTGAATGTAAGCATTTACTCCTCTACAGGTTGCGAAGTTTACTGCTAAAACCTAGAACTAGGTAACGGTAATTAATGGATGACTTTATACAATAACTAAAAAAAGCGCAATTCAGTAATGACTAAATTTTTAAATTACTAAATTTAGTCATTTAGTAATTGTGTCTTTTGAACTAGTTTTTGAAGTTGATTAACTCAATAGGGGGTAAAAATTTGATTATCGGTAGTTTTGAGATATCGTTTTGCCATTCACCACCGATAAACCCTTTATCTGCGAGGATATGACAGACCAAGAATATCAAGACAAAGTGATCGCCTCAATGTTGATGGTAGGAAAGTCAACAGTTGATCGAGGGGGAATTATTATGATTACGTCCAACACTAAATTGATAAAATTAAACTTTGTTAGAGGTACAAGTAGGATTTTGCTTTTGTTTAGCAGGAATAGAAATGATAAATTCTGTACCTTTACCTGGTTGGGAATGACATTCAATTTGACCTTGATGTTTTTCCACGACAATTTGATAACTAATAGATAATCCTAAACCAGTTCCTTTACCAACAGTTTTAGTAGTGAAAAAAGGATCAAAAAGACGCTTTCTGATGTCCTCGCAGATACCAGGGCCATTATCGGTAATGCGAATCAGAACTTGCTGCTCTTGTGTGTGTTCAGTAGAAATGCGAATCGTAGGATAGCTAATCGTCAATTGTCCGTTTTTCGCAGCTTGACTATGAAGTACTAAACACCGCTCTATTTCCGCTGACTCTTCTAAAGCATCAATTGCATTGGCAATGATATTCATAAATACTTGATTTAATTGCCCTGGGTAGCATTCTACCAATGGTAATTGACCATACTCTTTAATAACGCGAATTTCTGGACAATCAGGCTTAAATTTGAGGCGGCTATGTAAAATCATGAGAGAGCTATCAATACCCACATGAATATCCACTTCTTTAAATTCAGCTTCATCTAAACGAGAGAAGTTACGCAAAGACAAGACAATTTCTCTAATGCGATTAGCACCAACATTCATAGAAGCTAACAACTTGGGCAAATCTTCAATAATAAAGTCGAGATCTACCGCCTCAATTTCTGCTTTTAATTGTGGATTGGGGTCTGGGTAGTGATGCTGATAACATTCCAATAGGTACAATAATTCTTGGGTATACTCCCTAGCGTGAATTAAATTGCCATAGATAAAGTTCACAGGATTATTAATTTCATGAGCCACACCAGCCACAAGTTGACCCAGACTAGACATTTTTTCGCTTTGAATTAATCGCAGTTGAGCCTTCTGTAACTGCTCTAACGTTTGTTCTAATTTTTCTTTTTCTTGAGTCAAAGCAATAGTACGTTGCTCTACCCGAACTTCTAATTGCTGATTTATTTGTTCGAGGTTAATCAGCACTTTTTGTAAGGAAAGTTCAGCTTGTTTGCGTTCGGTAATATCTATTAAAAAACCTAGTAATCGCGGATCATGCTCGGACGACTTCATAACGTTGACAATATCTTTTAACCAGACCCATCTACCATCAGCAGTGAGAAACCGATACTCGACTATATAATCATCTTGTTTCTGGGCGACAGTCTGATGATGCGTTATAACTTGAGGTAAATCTTCTGGATGAACGTGCGAGTACCAAAATTTTGGTTCATACCAATAGGTTAAATCATAACCAAATAACTCAGCCGCTTGTGGGCCTACATAAGTAAATTGACGAGTGACACCAACAGCTTCCCAAGGTACTAATTTGACACTTTCTACTAACCGTTTGAGACGTTGTCGAGTTTGCTCTAAATCTTTTTCTGTTAGCTTACGTAGGGTAATATCAGTAGACATGATAGCATACTTGATAGTTAGTCCTTCTACATCGTGTATAGGCTGTCCATCTACTAAAAGCCAACATTCTCTTAAATCATGTGTTTGAAAAGAAAGCTCAAACTTAAAACTTTCTCCCTTCAATAGTTGTTCACGAATGTAAGTTTGTTGAACATTCAACTGCGAGTTAGAACCAAGTACAGCAAAGAATTTCTGTCCTGTTAGCTCATCAACAGGTAAACCTGTACGTTCAGCAAAGGCTTGATTAACCCACTCAATACGTCCCATTCTATCTGTCAATGCCATTAATAAATCTCTACGTTCTGCCAAAGCTGTAAACATTGTTAATGGTAAATTGGATGAGTCGGCTAACATACCCATAACTCCTATTTAGAGTATTGGAGGGCATCGCGTCTTCCTGCTATATATGCCAATATTAATTTGCTAATATCATCACGAACTCGTCGAAATATTTGTAACTTTTCTGCT contains:
- the pyrC gene encoding dihydroorotase, with the translated sequence MAMASILMRPLLPFYNERMQKLTITQPDDWHLHLRDGAALKAVLPYTVRQFARAIIMPNLKPPIRSVADAAAYRDRILAAIPEGQQFEPLMTLYLTDNTSPDDILRAKESQFIKAVKYYPAGATTNSDSGVTDIRNGDRVFEAMQQVDMPLLLHGEVTDNDVDTFDREKVFIERHLIPLKQRFPNLRVVLEHITTSDAVQYVLSANTIAATITPQHLLFNRNALFKGGLRPHFYCLPILKREEHRQALLQAATSLNPKFFLGTDSAPHTRTSKESSCGCAGCFSALHALELYAEAFESVKALDKLEAFASFYGPDFYQLPRNTERITLSKTTWRVPDEVPFMESGLVPLGAGQEMTWQMV
- a CDS encoding heat-shock protein — encoded protein: MSKNFNTIKTEVIQWKNFTYNNEVFDLSHLNAHWFEYCDKRNKSKPIAYKFIVTYGSHCFTTSQERSGEESPLLMYHAPRESRLFDVERYSLSKYLPKIIQSLADKTTLVCHAGYGNFATVKVIDSNSRVIDYFVVFTVFRENRKLRLHVMSAYPKYDGIGKVKKVSFFVIAKNLLANQQLPRP
- a CDS encoding ParA family protein; translation: MLTFTCTSLSGGQGKTTVSIFLGRMLAQQGNTVLMIDADPQANLTFYLGHEVQENQPTLLEVIKKQVATEHGVYEVGENLWLIPADDGLDKAQDYLSSSGMGAVVLQKRLKEVSSSFNYCVIDAPPQRSQLSLTSAGAADHIIIPAEASSKGVNSLLRTLDLIAELQEIDAFSGKVIGVLPFRDKWVGNNQAAQSRASIEAMREIAGTTPVLPSILESEQFKKAIDKGVTLAALGFPQLENPFQRIMEELKVYV
- a CDS encoding PAS domain S-box protein yields the protein MLADSSNLPLTMFTALAERRDLLMALTDRMGRIEWVNQAFAERTGLPVDELTGQKFFAVLGSNSQLNVQQTYIREQLLKGESFKFELSFQTHDLRECWLLVDGQPIHDVEGLTIKYAIMSTDITLRKLTEKDLEQTRQRLKRLVESVKLVPWEAVGVTRQFTYVGPQAAELFGYDLTYWYEPKFWYSHVHPEDLPQVITHHQTVAQKQDDYIVEYRFLTADGRWVWLKDIVNVMKSSEHDPRLLGFLIDITERKQAELSLQKVLINLEQINQQLEVRVEQRTIALTQEKEKLEQTLEQLQKAQLRLIQSEKMSSLGQLVAGVAHEINNPVNFIYGNLIHAREYTQELLYLLECYQHHYPDPNPQLKAEIEAVDLDFIIEDLPKLLASMNVGANRIREIVLSLRNFSRLDEAEFKEVDIHVGIDSSLMILHSRLKFKPDCPEIRVIKEYGQLPLVECYPGQLNQVFMNIIANAIDALEESAEIERCLVLHSQAAKNGQLTISYPTIRISTEHTQEQQVLIRITDNGPGICEDIRKRLFDPFFTTKTVGKGTGLGLSISYQIVVEKHQGQIECHSQPGKGTEFIISIPAKQKQNPTCTSNKV